A genomic segment from Rahnella aceris encodes:
- a CDS encoding Gfo/Idh/MocA family protein — translation MKTYALVGTGGRSGLYIEAITGKYRHNAKFVAFCDTNQTRMDYANRQLEQSGIARVSTWKSADFNTMLDETKPDIVIVTSMDRTHDDYIVRALHAGCDVITEKPMTIDEQRALRILDAVDATGYQVRVAFNYRYAPHHSKMRELLMQETIGEVLSVHFEWLLNTEHGADYFRRWHREKRNSGGLLVHKSTHHFDLMNFWLNSTPEKVYAQGDLRFYGKENAEKRGVTEFYPRTHGYPQAQNDPFALHMGDNAQLKALYLDAEHEDNYFRDQSVFSDGISIEDTLSVLVKYQNKVQLTYSLNAYLPWEGLNVVFNGTKGRIEMKIVEMSYVNAGGKRENEGSIEKAEITVYPLFAEPWKAEFQMGEGGHGGGDNAMLEDLFGERKDDPLKRAADHRAGAMSILTGIAGNLSMQYDKPIYFKDFELVKRLRQRK, via the coding sequence ATGAAAACATATGCTCTCGTTGGCACCGGCGGACGCTCAGGTTTATACATTGAAGCGATCACCGGTAAATACCGCCACAACGCAAAATTTGTGGCCTTCTGTGATACAAATCAGACGCGAATGGATTATGCGAACCGCCAGCTTGAGCAGAGCGGCATCGCACGGGTATCTACCTGGAAATCTGCTGATTTCAATACGATGCTCGACGAAACCAAACCGGATATCGTGATTGTCACCAGCATGGATCGCACACATGACGATTATATCGTCCGCGCCCTGCATGCCGGTTGTGACGTCATTACTGAAAAGCCGATGACCATCGATGAACAGCGCGCGCTGCGCATTCTGGATGCCGTCGATGCAACTGGCTATCAGGTGCGTGTGGCGTTCAATTACCGCTACGCGCCGCATCACAGCAAAATGCGTGAACTGCTGATGCAGGAAACCATCGGTGAAGTACTTTCGGTACACTTTGAATGGCTGCTGAATACCGAACACGGGGCTGATTATTTTCGTCGCTGGCACCGTGAAAAACGCAATTCCGGCGGCCTGCTGGTGCACAAATCGACCCACCATTTTGACCTGATGAACTTCTGGCTCAACAGCACGCCGGAGAAAGTTTATGCGCAGGGCGACCTGCGTTTTTACGGTAAAGAGAATGCAGAAAAGCGTGGCGTGACAGAGTTTTATCCGCGTACACATGGCTATCCGCAGGCACAGAATGATCCGTTTGCACTGCATATGGGCGATAACGCCCAGCTCAAAGCGCTGTATCTGGATGCGGAACATGAAGATAACTATTTCCGTGACCAGAGTGTCTTCAGTGACGGCATCAGCATTGAAGATACGTTGTCGGTGCTGGTGAAATATCAAAACAAAGTACAGCTAACCTATTCGCTCAATGCGTATCTGCCGTGGGAGGGTTTGAACGTGGTGTTCAACGGCACCAAAGGCCGCATTGAAATGAAAATCGTCGAGATGTCGTACGTCAACGCAGGCGGAAAACGCGAGAACGAAGGCAGCATTGAGAAAGCAGAAATTACTGTTTATCCGTTATTTGCCGAACCCTGGAAGGCGGAGTTCCAGATGGGAGAAGGCGGCCATGGCGGCGGTGATAATGCCATGCTGGAAGACCTGTTCGGCGAGCGCAAAGACGACCCCTTAAAACGCGCCGCCGATCACCGCGCCGGCGCGATGTCGATCCTGACAGGAATTGCCGGAAATCTCTCGATGCAGTACGACAAACCGATTTACTTTAAAGACTTCGAACTGGTGAAAAGGCTGCGCCAGCGGAAGTAA
- a CDS encoding YajQ family cyclic di-GMP-binding protein gives MPSFDIVSEIDMQEVRNAVENASRELQTRWDFRNIPASFDLNEKNESIKVASESDFQVNQLVDILREKLAKRGIEGGALEIPEQMEHSGKTYSVDAKLHSGIESALAKKIVKLIKDSKIKVQAQVQGDEVRVTGKARDDLQAVMALIRNGDLGQPFQFKNFRD, from the coding sequence ATGCCGTCTTTTGACATTGTTTCCGAAATCGACATGCAGGAAGTGCGCAATGCCGTGGAAAATGCCAGCCGTGAACTGCAAACCCGCTGGGATTTCCGCAACATTCCTGCCAGCTTCGATCTCAATGAAAAAAACGAGAGTATCAAAGTGGCCAGCGAATCAGATTTTCAGGTAAATCAGCTGGTCGATATTCTGCGTGAGAAGTTAGCCAAACGTGGCATTGAAGGCGGGGCGCTGGAAATTCCTGAGCAGATGGAGCACAGCGGTAAAACCTACAGCGTTGATGCCAAACTGCATTCCGGCATTGAATCCGCCCTGGCGAAGAAAATCGTCAAGCTGATCAAAGACAGTAAAATTAAAGTGCAGGCACAGGTTCAGGGCGACGAAGTCCGTGTTACCGGCAAAGCGCGTGATGATTTGCAGGCCGTAATGGCATTGATCCGCAACGGTGATCTGGGACAGCCGTTCCAGTTTAAGAATTTCCGCGACTGA
- the panE gene encoding 2-dehydropantoate 2-reductase, protein MKITVLGCGALGQLWLSALYQQGHDVQGWIRIAQPFCAVNVISPEGIAFNRNMPTNDPEHLAQSELLLVTLKAWQVSGAISTLMPMLNDNCAILLLHNGMGTVDELPPNRLAILQGATTHAARHEGNAIVHVAAGATHIGPVTPRGAALSSLADTLHNALPDVAWHDNIKPSLWNKLAVNCVINPLTALYDCTNGDLLAYADQIEQISQEVAQVMAIEGVEIHRESLLSFVYQVIESTSANHSSMLQDIRNQRHTEIDYITGYVLRRGRKFGLTLPVNNRLFEQIKRKENDYERVSSGLPGTW, encoded by the coding sequence ATGAAAATAACAGTATTGGGTTGCGGTGCGCTGGGACAACTTTGGCTTTCGGCCCTCTATCAGCAAGGCCACGACGTTCAGGGCTGGATCCGCATTGCGCAGCCATTTTGTGCCGTTAACGTTATTTCGCCGGAAGGCATTGCTTTTAATCGCAATATGCCTACTAACGACCCGGAACATCTGGCACAAAGCGAATTACTGCTGGTCACGTTGAAAGCGTGGCAGGTTTCCGGCGCAATAAGCACGCTGATGCCGATGCTTAATGATAATTGCGCGATATTACTGCTGCATAATGGCATGGGCACTGTTGATGAATTACCCCCTAACCGTCTGGCGATTTTGCAGGGCGCAACGACCCATGCGGCGCGTCATGAAGGCAACGCAATTGTCCATGTGGCTGCCGGAGCGACGCACATCGGTCCGGTGACTCCGCGCGGTGCGGCGCTGAGTTCACTGGCGGATACGCTGCATAATGCCTTACCGGACGTGGCCTGGCATGACAACATCAAGCCGTCGCTGTGGAATAAGCTGGCGGTGAACTGCGTGATTAATCCGCTGACAGCTTTGTATGATTGCACCAACGGCGACCTGCTGGCGTATGCCGATCAGATTGAGCAAATCAGTCAGGAGGTCGCGCAGGTGATGGCGATTGAAGGCGTCGAAATTCACAGAGAATCTTTGCTCAGCTTCGTCTATCAGGTGATTGAATCCACCTCCGCTAACCATTCGTCGATGCTGCAGGATATCCGCAATCAACGTCATACCGAAATCGATTACATTACCGGCTATGTCCTGCGCCGCGGGCGTAAGTTCGGCCTGACCCTGCCGGTTAATAACCGCTTATTTGAACAGATTAAGAGAAAGGAAAACGATTATGAGCGCGTCAGTTCTGGTCTGCCTGGCACCTGGTAG
- the yajL gene encoding protein deglycase YajL: MSASVLVCLAPGSEEIEAVTAIDLLVRAGINVTTASVAGDGNLEIRCSRGVRILADVALVDVADDEHDVIVLPGGLGGATCFSESPLLVEKVRQMHVSGKIVAAICAAPALVLEYHDLFPVGNMTGFPGLKDKIDPNKWSDRRVIFDPRVNLLTSQGPGTSMEFALKIIDLLLGKAKAAEIAAQLVLAPGIYNYTDEGTRES; the protein is encoded by the coding sequence ATGAGCGCGTCAGTTCTGGTCTGCCTGGCACCTGGTAGCGAAGAAATAGAAGCCGTTACCGCAATTGACTTGCTGGTACGGGCGGGCATTAACGTCACGACAGCCAGTGTCGCAGGCGATGGCAACCTGGAAATCCGCTGCTCGCGCGGCGTGCGTATTCTGGCCGATGTCGCACTGGTAGATGTTGCAGATGATGAGCATGACGTGATCGTTCTGCCCGGTGGCCTCGGTGGCGCAACCTGTTTCAGCGAAAGCCCGCTGCTGGTAGAGAAAGTGCGCCAGATGCATGTCAGCGGTAAAATTGTTGCGGCTATCTGCGCCGCACCTGCGCTGGTGCTGGAGTATCACGATTTATTCCCGGTCGGGAATATGACCGGTTTTCCGGGCTTAAAGGATAAGATTGACCCGAATAAATGGTCCGATCGTCGGGTGATTTTCGATCCGCGTGTTAATCTTCTGACCAGTCAGGGGCCGGGCACGTCAATGGAATTTGCCCTGAAAATTATCGATCTGTTGCTGGGCAAAGCCAAAGCAGCGGAAATTGCCGCGCAACTGGTTCTGGCTCCGGGGATTTATAACTACACCGATGAAGGTACCCGGGAGTCGTGA
- the thiI gene encoding tRNA uracil 4-sulfurtransferase ThiI → MKFIIKLFPEITIKSQSVRLRFIKILSSSIRNIVRPHDETLAVVRHWDHIEVRSKDESKHDLIQELLCRIPGIRYVEEVEDRPYTDVHNIFEQALEAYRDEVAGKTFCVRVKRRGKHDFTSTEVERYVGGGLNQHIESAKVSLKDPQVTVKLEINDDKLVLVKSRLEGQGGYPIGTQEDVLSLISGGFDSGVSSYMLMRRGCRVHYCFFNLGGAAHEIGVKQVAHYLWNRFGSSHRVRFIAVDFEPVVGEILEKVEDGQMGVVLKRMMVRAASSIAERYGVQALVTGEALGQVSSQTLTNLRLIDNVSDTLILRPLISHDKEHIIKIAREIGTEDFAKTMPEYCGVISKSPTVKAVKAKIEAEEAMFDFEVLDKVVSEARNVDIREIATQAAEVVPEVETVAEFVSTDVVLDVRAPDEVEAQPLALENVEVKPLAFYKLATQFGDLDQNKTYLLYCDRGVMSRLQALYLKEQGFNNVKVYRP, encoded by the coding sequence ATGAAGTTTATCATTAAATTGTTCCCTGAAATCACCATCAAGAGCCAATCTGTGCGTTTGCGCTTCATTAAGATCCTCTCTAGCAGCATTCGCAATATCGTGCGACCGCATGATGAGACGCTGGCGGTGGTCCGCCACTGGGATCATATCGAAGTTCGCAGTAAAGACGAAAGCAAACACGACCTGATTCAGGAATTGCTCTGCCGCATTCCAGGTATCCGTTATGTTGAAGAAGTTGAAGACCGTCCTTACACCGATGTCCACAACATCTTCGAGCAAGCGCTGGAAGCTTACCGTGATGAAGTGGCAGGCAAAACTTTCTGTGTGCGTGTTAAACGTCGTGGTAAACATGATTTTACGTCTACCGAGGTTGAACGCTATGTCGGCGGTGGCCTGAATCAGCACATTGAATCAGCGAAGGTCAGCCTGAAAGATCCGCAGGTCACGGTGAAACTGGAAATTAACGACGATAAGCTGGTGCTGGTGAAAAGCCGCCTCGAGGGTCAGGGCGGTTACCCGATTGGCACGCAGGAAGATGTGCTGTCACTGATTTCTGGTGGTTTCGACTCCGGTGTATCCAGTTATATGCTGATGCGTCGCGGCTGTCGTGTGCATTATTGCTTCTTTAATCTCGGCGGCGCAGCGCATGAAATCGGTGTGAAACAGGTGGCGCATTATTTGTGGAACCGTTTCGGCAGCTCGCACCGGGTGCGTTTTATCGCGGTTGATTTCGAACCGGTCGTCGGTGAAATCCTCGAAAAAGTTGAAGACGGCCAGATGGGCGTTGTCCTGAAACGTATGATGGTGCGTGCGGCGTCTTCCATTGCTGAGCGCTATGGCGTGCAGGCACTGGTCACCGGTGAAGCGCTGGGGCAGGTTTCCAGCCAGACGCTGACCAATTTGCGTTTAATCGACAATGTTTCTGACACGCTTATTTTGCGTCCGCTGATTTCTCACGATAAAGAGCACATCATCAAGATTGCCCGTGAAATCGGTACGGAAGATTTTGCGAAAACCATGCCGGAATACTGCGGTGTGATTTCGAAAAGCCCGACGGTGAAAGCGGTGAAAGCAAAAATCGAAGCCGAAGAAGCGATGTTCGATTTTGAGGTGCTGGATAAAGTAGTCAGCGAAGCGCGCAATGTCGATATTCGCGAAATTGCTACACAGGCGGCGGAAGTGGTACCGGAAGTGGAAACTGTGGCTGAGTTCGTGTCAACAGACGTCGTTCTGGATGTCCGGGCACCGGATGAAGTGGAAGCCCAGCCGCTGGCACTGGAAAACGTTGAAGTGAAGCCGCTGGCGTTCTACAAACTGGCCACTCAGTTTGGCGATCTGGATCAGAACAAAACCTATCTGTTGTATTGCGACCGTGGCGTGATGAGTCGTTTACAGGCGCTGTATCTGAAAGAACAGGGCTTTAACAACGTGAAAGTCTATCGTCCGTAA
- the xseB gene encoding exodeoxyribonuclease VII small subunit, whose protein sequence is MPKKSAPPANFETALAELEQIVSRLESGELPLEDALNEFEQGVQLARQGQQKLQQAEQRVQILLDSDNDAPLTPFTPEAE, encoded by the coding sequence ATGCCAAAAAAATCTGCACCACCTGCCAATTTTGAAACGGCTCTGGCCGAACTGGAACAGATCGTTTCCCGCCTCGAATCAGGCGAGTTGCCTTTAGAAGACGCACTCAACGAATTTGAGCAAGGCGTCCAGCTGGCGCGTCAGGGGCAGCAAAAGCTGCAACAGGCAGAACAGCGCGTTCAAATCCTGCTCGACAGCGACAACGACGCTCCGCTGACCCCGTTCACCCCGGAAGCCGAGTAA
- the ispA gene encoding (2E,6E)-farnesyl diphosphate synthase, which translates to MSEAISLSSADGFTHELRAMQQRVDQVLTAYISALPLADLPLVEAMRYGALLGGKRLRPYLVYASGQLFSLDLKNLDAPAAAVECIHAYSLIHDDLPAMDDDDLRRGQPTCHIKFGEANAILAGDALQTLAFSILADSEMPDVAVKDRLAMISELALASGSSGMCGGQALDLAAEGQQVDLDALEQIHRHKTGALIRAAVRMGALAAGETGRAVLPILDNYAQAIGLAFQVQDDILDVVGDTATLGKRQGADQQLGKSTYPALLGLDGAKAKAMDLYQEAVSALDQLAALSYNTAPLLALASFIIERDN; encoded by the coding sequence ATGTCTGAAGCGATCTCCCTTTCCAGCGCTGACGGATTTACGCATGAACTGCGCGCAATGCAACAGCGTGTCGATCAGGTATTAACAGCCTATATCAGCGCACTGCCGCTGGCCGACTTACCGCTGGTTGAAGCCATGCGTTACGGTGCGTTGCTGGGCGGTAAACGTCTGCGTCCGTATCTGGTTTACGCCAGCGGCCAGTTGTTCAGTCTGGATCTGAAAAATCTCGATGCGCCTGCGGCTGCCGTGGAATGCATCCATGCGTATTCGCTGATACACGATGATTTACCGGCCATGGACGACGACGATTTGCGTCGTGGTCAACCGACCTGCCACATTAAATTTGGCGAAGCCAATGCGATTCTGGCGGGCGATGCTCTGCAAACACTGGCATTTTCGATTCTGGCTGACAGTGAAATGCCGGATGTTGCGGTAAAAGATCGTCTGGCGATGATTTCTGAACTGGCCCTCGCCAGCGGATCCAGCGGGATGTGTGGCGGTCAGGCCCTGGATTTAGCCGCTGAAGGTCAGCAGGTTGACCTCGACGCACTGGAACAAATTCATCGCCATAAAACCGGTGCGCTGATCCGCGCCGCCGTACGCATGGGCGCGCTGGCTGCCGGTGAAACCGGACGTGCTGTTTTACCGATACTGGATAACTACGCGCAGGCTATTGGTTTAGCATTTCAGGTTCAGGACGATATCCTGGACGTGGTTGGCGATACCGCTACGCTCGGCAAACGCCAGGGCGCTGACCAGCAACTCGGAAAAAGTACCTATCCTGCCCTGTTGGGGCTGGACGGCGCAAAGGCTAAGGCCATGGATCTGTATCAGGAAGCCGTTTCCGCACTGGATCAGTTGGCGGCACTTTCTTACAACACAGCGCCACTTCTCGCGTTAGCCAGCTTTATCATTGAACGCGATAATTAA
- the dxs gene encoding 1-deoxy-D-xylulose-5-phosphate synthase, with protein sequence MSLELAKYPTLALAENPEDLRSLPKESLPKLCDELRQYLLASVSQSSGHFASGLGTVELTVAMHYVYNTPFDHVVWDVGHQAYPHKILTGRRDRISTIRQKGGLHPFPWRGESEYDTLSVGHSSTSISAGLGMAVAAEREGKGRRTVCVIGDGAITAGMAFEAMNHAGDIKPDMLVILNDNEMSISENVGALNNHLAQLLSGKLYSRLREGGKKVLSGLPPIKELVRRTEEHLKGMMVPGTLFEELGFNYIGPVDGHDVVALAQTLKNMRDLKGPQLLHIMTKKGKGYAPAEKDPISFHAVPKFDPASGTLPKSKEGLPTYSKIFGDWLCETAAKDSKLMAVTPAMREGSGMVRFSREYPQQYFDVAIAEQHAVTFAAGLAIGGYKPIVAIYSTFLQRAYDQVIHDVAIQNLPVLFAIDRGGIVGADGQTHQGAFDLSFLRCIPNMTIMTPSDENECRQMLHTGYHHNSGPVAVRYPRGNGTGATSEPLASLPIGKGVVRREGEKVAILNFGTLLPEALAAAEKRNATVVDMRFVKPLDEALIQALASSHEVLVTLEENAIMGGAGSGVNELLMSRRILVPVLNIGLADSFVPQGTQDEIRHDLGLDAEGIDRQITDWLA encoded by the coding sequence ATGAGCCTTGAATTAGCCAAATACCCGACACTGGCGCTGGCGGAGAATCCTGAAGATCTCCGTTCACTTCCTAAAGAGAGCTTGCCTAAGCTCTGCGATGAGCTGCGCCAATATTTATTGGCCAGCGTCAGTCAGTCCAGCGGACACTTTGCGTCCGGTCTGGGGACGGTTGAACTGACCGTGGCGATGCATTATGTCTATAACACGCCGTTCGACCACGTTGTCTGGGATGTCGGCCATCAGGCCTATCCGCACAAAATTCTGACCGGTCGCCGTGATCGTATTTCCACCATTCGTCAGAAAGGCGGTCTGCACCCGTTCCCCTGGCGTGGTGAAAGCGAATACGACACCTTATCCGTTGGTCACTCATCGACCTCCATCAGCGCAGGCCTCGGCATGGCGGTGGCTGCTGAACGTGAAGGCAAAGGTCGTCGTACCGTTTGTGTAATTGGCGATGGCGCGATCACCGCAGGTATGGCGTTTGAAGCGATGAACCATGCAGGCGACATCAAACCTGACATGCTGGTTATCCTCAACGACAATGAGATGTCGATTTCCGAAAACGTCGGCGCGCTGAATAATCATCTGGCACAGTTGCTCTCCGGCAAGCTGTATTCGCGTCTGCGTGAAGGCGGCAAGAAAGTCCTGTCTGGCCTGCCACCGATTAAAGAACTGGTGCGCCGTACCGAAGAACATCTGAAAGGCATGATGGTGCCGGGCACGCTGTTTGAAGAGCTGGGCTTTAACTATATCGGGCCGGTCGATGGTCACGACGTGGTGGCGCTGGCGCAAACGCTGAAAAACATGCGTGACCTGAAAGGCCCGCAGCTACTGCATATCATGACGAAAAAAGGCAAAGGCTACGCCCCAGCCGAAAAAGATCCGATCAGCTTCCATGCCGTGCCTAAATTCGATCCGGCTTCCGGCACGTTGCCGAAAAGCAAAGAAGGTCTGCCAACCTATTCGAAGATTTTCGGCGACTGGTTGTGCGAAACCGCGGCCAAAGACAGCAAGCTGATGGCTGTCACGCCAGCGATGCGTGAAGGATCCGGTATGGTGCGTTTCTCGCGTGAATACCCGCAGCAGTATTTCGACGTGGCCATTGCCGAACAGCATGCGGTCACCTTTGCGGCAGGCCTTGCGATTGGCGGATACAAGCCGATTGTGGCGATCTACTCGACGTTTCTGCAACGCGCCTATGATCAGGTGATCCACGATGTGGCGATCCAGAATCTTCCGGTACTGTTTGCTATCGACCGCGGTGGTATCGTCGGAGCGGATGGTCAGACACATCAGGGCGCGTTCGATCTCTCCTTCCTGCGCTGCATCCCAAACATGACCATCATGACGCCGAGCGACGAAAACGAATGTCGTCAGATGCTGCACACCGGTTATCACCATAACAGCGGGCCGGTTGCCGTGCGTTATCCACGTGGTAATGGTACCGGCGCCACCAGTGAACCGCTGGCTTCACTGCCAATCGGTAAAGGCGTCGTGCGTCGTGAAGGCGAGAAAGTTGCGATTCTTAACTTCGGTACATTGTTGCCTGAAGCGCTGGCCGCAGCGGAAAAACGCAACGCGACCGTCGTGGATATGCGCTTTGTGAAACCACTCGATGAAGCACTGATTCAGGCACTGGCGTCAAGCCATGAAGTGCTGGTCACACTGGAAGAAAACGCCATCATGGGGGGGGCGGGCAGTGGCGTGAATGAACTGCTGATGTCCAGACGTATTCTGGTGCCGGTGCTGAATATCGGTCTGGCGGACAGTTTTGTGCCACAAGGCACGCAGGACGAAATTCGTCACGATTTAGGACTGGATGCCGAAGGCATTGACCGTCAGATAACCGACTGGCTGGCCTGA
- a CDS encoding aldo/keto reductase yields the protein MQYTTLGKTGLKVSKLCLGCMTFGEPDRGTHAWTLPEESSRPIIQQALDAGINFFDTANSYSDGSSEEIVGRALKDFARRDEIVVATKVYNAVTGLKPGLSRASIMQSIDDSLRRLGMEYVDLLQIHRWDYETPIEETLEALNDVVKAGKARFIGASSMHAHQFKHALDVSAQNGWASFVSMQDQYNLIQREEENEMYPLCLEKNIAVLPWSPLARGKLTRPWGETTVRSVSDNFAKTLYDATDEADGKIAERVGKIAEDHGVPRAQIALAWILSKHVVTAPIIGASRPAHLEDAIAALEVKLSIEEIAELEMAYVPHQATGFQ from the coding sequence ATGCAATACACCACATTAGGAAAAACCGGACTAAAAGTATCGAAACTGTGTCTCGGTTGTATGACTTTTGGCGAACCAGATCGCGGCACTCATGCGTGGACGTTACCGGAAGAGAGCAGTCGCCCGATCATCCAGCAGGCCCTGGATGCCGGCATTAACTTCTTTGACACCGCCAACAGCTATTCCGACGGTAGCAGCGAGGAAATCGTTGGCCGCGCCCTGAAGGATTTCGCCAGACGCGATGAGATTGTCGTGGCGACCAAAGTGTACAACGCCGTCACCGGCTTAAAACCGGGGCTTTCACGGGCTTCGATTATGCAATCCATCGATGACAGCCTGCGCCGTCTCGGCATGGAGTATGTCGACCTGCTGCAAATCCATCGCTGGGATTACGAAACACCCATTGAAGAAACCCTTGAAGCGCTGAATGACGTCGTCAAAGCCGGTAAGGCGCGATTTATCGGCGCGTCATCGATGCACGCGCATCAATTCAAACACGCGCTGGATGTCTCTGCGCAAAACGGCTGGGCGAGTTTTGTGTCGATGCAGGATCAGTACAATCTGATCCAGCGTGAAGAAGAAAACGAGATGTACCCGCTGTGTCTGGAAAAGAACATTGCAGTATTGCCGTGGAGTCCGCTGGCTCGCGGCAAACTGACGCGTCCGTGGGGAGAAACCACCGTACGTTCAGTTTCCGATAATTTTGCCAAAACGCTGTATGACGCCACCGATGAAGCTGATGGTAAAATTGCTGAACGTGTCGGGAAAATAGCGGAAGATCACGGCGTGCCACGCGCACAGATCGCACTGGCGTGGATCCTGAGTAAACACGTCGTGACCGCGCCAATTATCGGCGCTTCGCGCCCCGCTCATCTGGAAGATGCCATTGCCGCGCTGGAGGTGAAACTTTCGATTGAAGAGATCGCCGAGCTGGAAATGGCTTATGTGCCGCATCAGGCGACCGGCTTTCAGTAA
- the pgpA gene encoding phosphatidylglycerophosphatase A, with product MAAAKKRLDLRNPWHLLATGFGSGLFPVGPGTAGSIAAIPFWIVMTYLPWQVYSMIVMFSICIGVYLCRQTARDMRVHDHGSIVWDEFVGMWITLMAIPVNDWRWVLIGFIVFRVLDIWKPWPIRWFDRNVQGGMGIMIDDVVAGVLGAAIIYLVGHHWPLGLF from the coding sequence ATGGCTGCGGCTAAAAAGCGTCTTGATTTGCGTAATCCGTGGCATTTACTGGCGACCGGTTTTGGCAGCGGTTTATTCCCTGTTGGTCCGGGCACTGCGGGCTCCATCGCTGCGATCCCGTTTTGGATTGTCATGACCTACCTGCCGTGGCAAGTGTATTCCATGATCGTCATGTTCAGTATTTGTATCGGGGTTTATCTTTGCCGACAGACCGCGCGCGACATGCGGGTTCATGACCACGGCAGTATTGTATGGGATGAATTTGTTGGCATGTGGATCACCCTGATGGCGATCCCGGTCAACGACTGGCGCTGGGTATTGATTGGCTTTATCGTTTTCCGCGTGCTGGATATCTGGAAGCCGTGGCCGATCCGCTGGTTTGACCGCAACGTGCAGGGCGGAATGGGTATCATGATCGATGATGTGGTCGCCGGTGTGCTTGGCGCGGCCATTATCTATCTGGTCGGACATCACTGGCCGCTGGGCCTGTTTTGA
- the thiL gene encoding thiamine-phosphate kinase: MACGEFDVITRYFNRFRTARQDVHLGIGDDCALLTVGEKQLLAVSTDTLVEGIHFLKTISPSDLGYKALAVNLSDLAAMGADPAWVSLALTLPEVNTDWLQAFSDSLFEQLNYYGMQLIGGDTTRGPLSMTLTIQGLVPVGRALTRSGAGIGDWIFVTGTLGDSAAGLAILLEQLNVTDTDNREFLLKRHLRPSPRVLQGQALRDLATSAIDLSDGLMSDLKHILTASECGARLDLDAIPLSVALNKVADPEQALKWALTGGEDYELCFTVPEINRGALDVALSHLGVNFTCVGQIAPLSEGIKFMRSGVPVELEWQGFDHFAGEELL, encoded by the coding sequence ATGGCATGCGGCGAATTTGATGTCATCACTCGCTACTTTAACCGGTTCAGAACTGCCCGGCAGGATGTGCATTTAGGCATTGGTGATGATTGTGCCTTACTGACGGTTGGCGAGAAGCAGCTATTAGCAGTCAGTACCGATACGCTGGTCGAAGGTATCCATTTTCTAAAAACTATTTCACCTTCCGACCTGGGCTATAAAGCGCTGGCGGTCAACCTGAGCGATCTGGCCGCGATGGGCGCCGATCCTGCCTGGGTTTCGCTGGCCCTGACGCTGCCGGAAGTGAACACCGACTGGTTGCAGGCATTCAGCGACAGTCTGTTTGAACAACTCAATTATTACGGCATGCAGTTGATTGGCGGCGACACTACGCGTGGCCCGCTGAGCATGACGTTAACCATTCAGGGGCTGGTGCCTGTGGGGCGTGCATTAACCCGTTCCGGTGCAGGCATTGGTGACTGGATCTTCGTCACCGGTACCCTCGGTGACAGTGCTGCGGGGCTCGCTATTCTGCTGGAACAGCTGAATGTGACTGATACCGATAACCGCGAATTTCTGCTCAAACGCCATCTGCGGCCTTCGCCACGCGTTCTGCAAGGGCAGGCGCTGCGCGATTTAGCAACATCTGCTATCGATCTTTCTGACGGGTTGATGTCGGATCTTAAACATATACTGACTGCCAGTGAATGTGGCGCGCGGCTCGATCTTGATGCGATCCCATTATCGGTTGCATTGAATAAAGTTGCCGATCCTGAGCAGGCGCTGAAATGGGCGCTGACCGGAGGCGAAGATTATGAACTTTGCTTCACTGTGCCGGAAATTAACCGCGGTGCGCTGGATGTGGCACTGAGCCATCTGGGTGTCAACTTTACCTGTGTTGGCCAGATTGCGCCGCTTTCAGAAGGTATTAAGTTTATGCGTTCTGGCGTACCGGTAGAACTTGAATGGCAAGGTTTTGACCACTTTGCCGGAGAGGAATTGTTGTGA